In Rutidosis leptorrhynchoides isolate AG116_Rl617_1_P2 chromosome 2, CSIRO_AGI_Rlap_v1, whole genome shotgun sequence, one genomic interval encodes:
- the LOC139892558 gene encoding acetolactate synthase 2, chloroplastic has protein sequence MAAVVSPKLNTTTTKPPSSTTPFHPHSTTFHRFPLPIPSSTPKRHRLHITNVLSNSKPITTITSPSPPPPSLETYVSRYAADQPRKGSDVLVEALEREGVTDVFAYPGGASMEIHQALTRSHTIRNVLPRHEQGGVFAAEGYARASGRPGVCIATSGPGATNLVSGLADALLDSVPIVAITGQVPRRMIGTDAFQETPIVEVTRSITKHNYLVLDVDDIPRIVREAFYLASSGRPGPVLIDIPKDIQQQLVVPKWDEPMRLPGYLSRLPKPPNDDHLHQIIRLISESKRPVLYVGGGCLNSGDELRRFVELTGIPVASTLMGLGSFPASSDLSLQMLGMHGTVYANYAVDKSDLLLAFGVRFDDRVTGKLEAFASRAKIVHIDIDSAEIGKNKQPHVSICGDIKTALQGLNKILETKSEVKNLDFAPWRSELDEQKVKHPLSFKTFGEAIPPQYAIQMLDELTGGNAIISTGVGQHQMWAAQFYKYNRPRQWLTSGGLGAMGFGLPAAIGAAVARPDAVVVDIDGDGSFIMNVQELATIRVENLPVKILLLNNQHLGMVVQWEDRFYKANRAHTYLGNPEKESEIFPNMLKFAEACDIPAARVTRKADLRAAIQKMLDTPGPYLLDVIVPHQEHVLPMIPAGGGFMDVITEGDGRTKY, from the coding sequence ATGGCGGCCGTCGTTTCACCCAAACTCAACACCACCACCACTAAACCACCGTCTTCCACCACCCCATTCCACCCCCACTCCACCACTTTCCACCGTTTCCCCCTTCCCATTCCCTCATCCACCCCTAAACGACACCGTCTCCACATCACCAATGTCCTCTCCAATTCCAAACCCATCACCACCATCACATCCCCATCCCCACCACCACCTTCACTGGAAACTTACGTCTCTCGTTACGCCGCAGACCAACCCCGTAAAGGCTCCGACGTCCTCGTCGAAGCCCTTGAACGCGAAGGTGTCACCGACGTCTTCGCCTACCCAGGCGGCGCATCAATGGAAATCCATCAAGCTTTAACCCGGTCCCACACAATCCGCAACGTCCTGCCACGTCACGAACAAGGCGGCGTTTTTGCCGCAGAAGGTTACGCACGTGCTTCCGGACGTCCCGGCGTCTGCATCGCCACTTCCGGCCCTGGCGCCACCAACCTCGTGTCCGGTCTTGCTGACGCATTACTCGACAGTGTCCCCATCGTCGCAATCACCGGTCAAGTTCCCCGGAGAATGATCGGAACCGACGCTTTTCAAGAAACTCCGATTGTTGAGGTAACACGTTCTATTACTAAACATAATTATCTAGTGTTGGACGTTGATGATATACCTAGAATCGTTCGAGAAGCTTTTTATTTAGCGTCGTCGGGTCGACCCGGACCCGTTTTAATCGACATACCTAAAGATATCCAACAACAATTAGTAGTACCTAAATGGGATGAACCAATGCGATTACCTGGGTACTTATCTAGGTTACCGAAACCCCCAAATGATGATCATTTACATCAGATTATTCGATTAATTTCTGAATCGAAGCGACCCGTTTTGTATGTGGGTGGTGGGTGTTTGAATTCGGGTGATGAGTTAAGGCGATTTGTTGAGTTAACTGGTATACCGGTTGCTAGTACTTTGATGGGTTTGGGGTCGTTTCCCGCTTCGAGCGATTTATCGTTACAGATGCTCGGAATGCATGGGACGGTTTATGCGAATTACGCTGTTGATAAGAGTGATTTGTTGCTTGCGTTTGGGGTTCGGTTTGATGATCGTGTAACGGGGAAACTTGAGGCGTTTGCTAGTCGAGCGAAAATCGTTCATATTGATATTGATTCGGCTGAAATTGGAAAGAATAAGCAGCCTCACGTTTCGATTTGTGGTGACATTAAGACCGCTTTACAAGGTTTGAACAAGATTTTGGAGACAAAATCCGAGGTTAAAAATCTCGATTTTGCGCCGTGGAGGAGTGAATTGGATGAACAAAAGGTGAAACATCCCTTAAGTTTTAAAACGTTCGGTGAAGCGATTCCGCCACAGTATGCGATTCAAATGCTGGATGAGTTAACGGGCGGGAACGCGATTATTAGTACAGGTGTCGGGCAGCACCAGATGTGGGCCGCCCAGTTTTACAAGTATAATAGGCCCAGACAATGGTTGACTTCGGGCGGGTTAGGCGCGATGGGGTTTGGACTGCCCGCTGCGATTGGGGCAGCCGTCGCAAGACCCGATGCAGTTGTCGTTGATATTGACGGTGATGGAAGTTTTATTATGAATGTTCAAGAATTAGCTACGATTCGTGTGGAGAATCTTCCGGTTAAAATTTTGTTACTGAATAATCAGCATTTGGGTATGGTGGTTCAATGGGAAGATCGGTTTTATAAGGCGAACAGAGCGCATACGTATTTAGGGAACCCGGAAAAAGAATCCGAAATATTCCCAAACATGTTGAAATTTGCTGAAGCTTGTGATATCCCTGCTGCACGAGTGACCCGAAAGGCGGATCTTCGGGCAGCTATTCAGAAAATGTTGGATACACCCGGGCCGTACTTGTTGGATGTTATTGTACCGCATCAAGAACATGTTTTGCCTATGATTCCAGCTGGCGGTGGGTTTATGGATGTGATCACTGAGGGCGATGGGAGAACGAAGTACTGA
- the LOC139889347 gene encoding uncharacterized protein, which yields MRNPLVPKKIKIFVWRLLMKRLPVPVELDKKGIDLHSVRCPMCDNDVESLDHAFIFCSNSMDIWSRVFNWWGLGNFSNLSFNEILRGNASGAGMSSFGKSVWQAMEWICAYYIWKIRNDKIFRENRGVYRLY from the coding sequence ATGAGAAACCCGCTGGTCccgaaaaaaattaaaatttttgtaTGGCGGTTGCTCATGAAACGTTTACCGGTCCCGGTGGAACTTGACAAGAAAGGTATTGATCTACATAGTGTTCGATGTCCGATGTGTGATAACGATGTTGAATCATTGGATCATGCCTTTATTTTTTGTTCGAATTCTATGGATATTTGGTCCCGTGTTTTTAATTGGTGGGGGCTAGGTAACTTTTCAAATCTAAGCTTCAACGAGATCTTAAGGGGAAATGCCTCCGGCGCAGGAATGTCAAGCTTCGGTAAATCGGTTTGGCAAGCAATGGAGTGGATTTGTGCGTACTATATTTGGAAGATTCGAAATGACAAGATTTTTCGTGAAAATCGTGGAGTGTACCGGTTGTATTGA
- the LOC139892559 gene encoding uncharacterized protein, with amino-acid sequence MNQGGMERDMVKSLFKTTETARPNSLIIKKPNRVIPPHIIAEAISTLHGVDIRWSGPITPAEMQYVEQYAVAKYPEYSNALVQGKDKTDLYELCVKEEPLEPPQDDNKRKSPRGVYRETIASNFNDLVRIQLEPSRLLDILTKKSSYLGSFISIPEIQARNKVLKHCGLPDEEYLVLFTSSYRDAMMLVGESYPFFKGNYYMTIINEEFDFIRAFANYKDSKVIAAPETWLDLRIKGSQLSQYFRRKSKHSPKGLFSYPANVNGTHYSMHWASEAHRNQWHVLLDATAMVMGEDQLNLTLHRPDFVLCSPDNTSTRFSKITCLLVRKKSFESTSLP; translated from the exons ATGAATCAGGGGGGAATGGAACGAGATATGGTGAAATCTCTTTTCAAGACAACCGAAACCGCGAGACCGAACAGTTTGATCATTAAG AAACCGAATAGAGTCATACCTCCACATATCATAGCAGAAGCCATATCAACTCTACACGGTGTCGACATCAGGTGGTCAGGACCGATCACGCCTGCAGAAATGCAATACGTGGAACAATACGCCGTCGCAAAATATCCAGAATATTCAAACGCACTCGTACAaggtaaagacaaaaccgaccttTACGAGCTTTGTGTCAAAGAAGAGCCTTTAGAGCCTCCACAAGATGACAACAAACGAAAATCGCCAAGAGGTGTATATCGTGAAACAATCGCAAGTAATTTTAACGATCTAGTAAGAATCCAACTTGAACCATCAAGATTACTCGATATACTCACCAAGAAATCGTCGTATCTTGGTAGCTTTATTTCGATACCCGAGATTCAAGCTAGAAACAAAGTTTTAAAACATTGTGGATTACCAGATGAAGAGTATCTTGTTCTGTTCACTTCAAGTTATCGTGACGCGATGATGTTAGTTGGCGAAAGTTACCCCTTTTTTAAGGGGAATTACTACATGACGATTATTAACGAAGAATTTGACTTCATACGCGCATTTGCAAACTACAAGGATTCAAAGGTAATCGCGGCACCCGAAACGTGGTTAGATCTAAGGATCAAAGGTTCACAACTAAGTCAATATTTTAGAAGAAAAAGTAAGCATAGCCCAAAAGGGTTGTTTTCTTATCCTGCGAATGTTAACGGGACCCACTACTCGATGCATTGGGCGTCAGAAGCTCATAGAAACCAATGGCATGTTTTGCTTGATGCAACTGCTATGGTTATGGGTGAAGATCAGCTGAATTTAACACTACATAGACCCGATTTTGTGCTGTGCAGTCCTGATAATACGAGCACTCGTTTTTCAAAGATTACTTGCTTACTCGTTAGGAAGAAATCGTTTGAAAGTACATCGTTGCCTTAA